The DNA window GCTCCATGTCGATCACCGACATGCCATCGGCCGCCTCGATCACGCGGGCATCGCCACTGCCGCCACCGAGAACCAGGACCCGGTCACAATGCTCGGTTGCCTGTTCGAGGTGGGTGGGATCGGTGACGATCACCGAACTGTCGGCCAGCCGCAGCATCTCGGCGACATCACCGTCGGCGGCGAGCATCACCGCAACCGCCCCGAGCCGCGACAGCGCCCCGACCACCACCAGCGCACTCGGCCGGGTGTCCATCAACACGCCGATGTGCTGCCCCGGACGCACTCCGCACGCGATGAGACCGGCGACCACGTTGTCGATGCGCGCGTTCACCTGCGCATGGGTCAGCACCCGGTTCTCGAACAGGAACAGTTCCTTGTCACCGCCGCGCTTGTTGTTCTCCGACATCAGTTTTCCGAGTGAGATCCGGGTACCGGTCTGGATCTGACCGAGCCGGAACAGGCGCGGCACGGTGCGGATCGACTCCTGCGCCACCGCACGCGAGGTGCGCTGCACGGAGTTGGCCAGCACCATCAGCTCTCGGGAGGCCGCGGTGCCGGCATCGGCGACCGACCCGACGCCGTGGGTGATCCGGGACGACAGGCTCACGCCGCCACCGTGGCCGGGTTCGACGGCCTCCATGGTGGAGATCATCGCCGGCTTGTCGGCCCGGCCCTCCTGCCATTTGATCCAGTCCGAGGTGGTCGGCCAGGTGTGGCTTCCGGCCGAGCTGCCCACGACGAGCCCGAAATGTCCTACCGGGACCCGGGATTCGTACACGGTTGCGTACGGGGCGGCGCGGACGATCCCGCGGACCGCCGCCGGCTGACCGATGTCGTCGGCCTCACCGACAAACGCGAGGACCGGACAGGTGATCTCGGCCAGTGACACCAGGTCACCGTTGATGACGAAGCCGCCGGACACCATGCGGTTGTGGGCGACGAACTGCCGCAACAACTCCGCGATGGCCGGGCCAGACCACGCGACCCAGCCGTCGGCCTCCAGGAAGCGACGCTGATCCTCGCGCGGCAGCAGCGCGTCACGATCGTGCAGACGGCGCAGGAAGTCGATGCGGCTGCGCACCGTCTTGACCGGATCGAGAAGCTGAAAACCGGTGCGCGCCATCCAATCCCGAATCCACAGGTTCCGGCTGAACACCTTGTCGGCGAGAAACTCGGCGCCCGGGGCGACCAGCCCGGCGGGCAATCCGAGCGGCAGCGCGGCCAGCACATCGACGGGGCTGCCGAAGGTGATCACGCTCGCCAGTCCCTTGGACTGCCGGTAGGCGGCCGTCTGGTAGGCGAACATGCCGCCCTGCGAATAGCCCGCCAGGTGCACGTCGCGTCCGGTGGCCTCGACGATCAGATCGATGGCGCGGCTGATGGCAACGACGTGGTCGGCGAGATTGCGTTCCATCCCGCCCTCTTCGGTGTCCGGGGACCCGAAGTCGATGACCCACGGAGCGATGCCGTTGCGGTGCAGGATCGACACGGCACCGTTGAGTTCGGTGACGTCATAGACGTTGGCCGACACCATCATCGGCGGAACCAGCACGACGCTCGGATCGTCGGCGTGCTCGTCGGGGAAATAGCGCCGCAGCCGGAACATCTTCTCCGTCTCGACGATCGCGAACGGCGCCGGCTCGGTGTCGGTCTGGAAGCCGCCGAAGCGCAACACCTCGAGCCCGTTCTGCGCGGTGGCCAGCACACGGCCCACCACCCCGCCGACGTCGGGCACTCCTGTGAAACCGACCATCCTCGTCCGATCCCTCCTGTAGTCCCCCGACCCGGTCGTTACCTTTTCGGTCACGTGACGCGTGTCACTCTACTCATTCGCGGGTTCGCCAACGTGGGTTCGCCCGCCCGGGCCGCGCTGCCAGCGCGTCCGCAGTTCTGCGGTCTGCCCCGACAGCACGTCAAGCTGGCGTCGAACCTGGTTCGGGGAGGTGCCCCCGTGGGCGTCGCGGGACTCCACCGATCCGCGCACCGACAACACCTCACGGACCTGCGGGGTGATGTCGGGATGAATGGCGGCCAGCGTGGCGTCGTCGAGGTCGGCGAGTCCGACGCCCCGCGATTCGGCCTCGCGCACACATGCGCCGGCGACCTCATGTGCCACCCGGAACGGCACACCTTGGCGCACCAGCCATTCCGCGATATCGGTGGCCAGGGTGAATCCTGCCGGCGCCAGTTCGGCCATCCGGTCGGTATGGAATTCGAGGGTCGCGACCAGGCCGGTGACCGCGGGCAGCAGCAACTCGAGTTGGGCGACGGCGTCGAAGACCGGTTCCTTGTCCTCCTGCAGGTCGCGGTTGTAGGCCAGCGGTTGCGCCTTGAGCGTGGCGAGCAGACCGGTCAGATCGCCGATCAGCCGGCCGGCCTTGCCCCGTGCCAGTTCGGCGACGTCGGGATTTTTCTTCTGCGGCATGATCGAACTGCCGGTCGACCACGCGTCGGACAGCGTGACGTAGCCGAATTCCGGTGTGCTCCAAATGATCACCTCTTCGGACAACCGAGAGAGATCCACCGCGATCATCGCGAAGACGAAGGCCGCCTCCGCGGCGAAGTCACGTGCGGCCGTGGCGTCGATCGAGTTCTCGGCCGGTGCGTCGAAGCCCAGGTCGTCGGCGATGGCCGCGGGATCGAGTCCCAGTGAGGACCCGGCGAGCGCGCCGGAACCGTACGGCGAGACCGCCACCCGCCGGTCGGCGTCGGCCAGCCGGTCGACGTCGCGCAGCAGCGGCTGGGCGTGCGCCAGCAGATGATGCGCGAGCAACACCGGCTGCGCCGCCTGCAAGTGGGTCTTACCCGGCATGATCGCGTCCGGATGCGCGGCCGCCTGTGCGGTCAGCGCCTCGACGACGTCGAGCAGCCCGAGCGCGACCCGGCGCATCCCGGCCCGCAGCCACATCCGGAACAGCGTCGCCACCTGGTCGTTTCGGGACCGCCCGGCTCGGAGCCGGCCACCGAGTTCGGGACCGACGCGCTCGATCAGGCCGCGTTCGAGTGCACCGTGCACATCCTCGTCGGACTCGGCGGGGACAAACCGGCCGGCGGCCACGTCGTCGGCCAGCCGATCGAGACCGACCAGCATCGCCTCGAGTTCCTCACCGGTGAGCAGACCCGCCCGATTGAGCACGCGCGCATGCGCTTTGGACGCCTCGACGTCGTAGGGCGCGAGCACCCAGTCGAAATGGGTGGACTTGCTCAGTGCGGCCATCGCCTCGGCGGGACCGCCGGCGAAGCGTCCGCCCCACAGCGACCCCTCATTGGTCTGTCCGCCGGCGCTCTGGCCCCCGGTGCTCTCGCTCACAGGTTCAGGTCGCGCTTCGCCGCGATCTTCGACGACAGGCCGTGCAGTTCGACGAAGCCGCGCGCGGCGGACTGATCGAAGCTGTCACCCTCGTCGTAGGTCGCCAGGTTGAAGTCGTAGAGCGACTCCCCGCTGCGCCGGCCGTTGACGATGATCCCGCCGGCATGCAGGATCAGGCGGATGTCGCCGGACACGTGCTCCTGTGTGCTCGCCACGAAGGTGTCCAATGAACGCTTCAGCGGCGAGAACCACAGCCCGTCGTAGACCAGTTCTGCCCACTTCTGATCGGTGCGCCGCTTGAACCGGCCCAGTTCGCGTTCGAGGGTGACGTGTTCGAGTTCCTCGTGGGCACGGATGAGCACCATGGCGCCGGGCGCTTCGTAGACCTCGCGGCTCTTGATGCCCACCAGGCGGTCCTCGACGACGTCGAGCCGTCCGACACCCTGGGCGCCGGCGCGCCGGTTGAGCTCCTCGATGGCCTGCAGAACGCTCACCGGCCGACCGTCGATGGCGACCGGGCGACCCTTGTCGAAACTGATGATCAGCTCGTCGGGGGCGTTGAAGTTGACCGTGGGGTCCTCGGTGTAGTCGTAGACGTCCTTGGTGGGGGCGTTCCACAGGTCCTCGAGGAAGCCGGTCTCCACCGCGCGTCCCCACACGTTCTGGTCGATCGAGAACGGTGACTTCTTGGTCACGTTGATCGGGATGGCGTTCTCCTCGGCAAAGGAGATCGCCTTCTCCCGGGTCCACGCGTAGTCGCGGACCGGCGCCAGCACCTCGAGGTCAGGGGCCAGCGTGGCGAAACCGACCTCGAAACGCACCTGATCGTTGCCCTTGCCGGTGCACCCGTGGGCCACCACGGTTCCGCCGTGATCGCGCGCCGCGGTGACCAGATGCTTGGCGATCAGAGGCCGCGACAGCGCCGACACCAGCGGATAGCGATCCATGTAGAGCGCGTTGGAGGTGATGGCGCCGAGGCAGTAGTCGTCGGCGAACTCGTCACGGGCGTCGACGACGACCGCCTCGACGGCACCGCAGTCGAGTGCCCGTTGGCGCACGACGTCCATGTCCTCGCCGCCCTGGCCGAGGTCGAGCGCGACCGCGACGACCTCCTTGCCGGTTTCTTTCTGGATCCAGCTGATCGCTACCGAGGTGTCCAAGCCGCCCGAGTACGCCAGTACTACACGTTCCGCCATGGTGGTGTGCGCTCCTGTTTTCTTGCCGTCGTTCGTGAGAAGTATTCCAGTGAGGGGTTGTCGTTTCGATGGGCCCCGTGTCCGACTACACGAGACCCTCGATTCGTCGGGCGACCTCGGCGCCGGACACCGGATCCCGTGCCACCACGAAGATGGTGTCATCCCCGGCGATGGTGCCGAGCACGTCGGGTAGGTTCGCGCGGTCCAGGGCGCTCGCCAGATAGTGCGCCGCACCCGGCGGAGTGCGCAGCACGGCCATGTTGCCGCTGGCATCGGTGGACACCAGTAGATCGGCGAGTAGGCGCGCCAGCCGGTCGGTTCCGCCGAAGACACCACGCACCGGCGAGCCGTCCTCGGGGACCACGTAGACGCCGGCACCGCCGTCGGCGGCGCGCAGCTTCACCGCGCCGAGTTCGTCGAGATCGCGCGACA is part of the Gordonia bronchialis DSM 43247 genome and encodes:
- a CDS encoding acyl-CoA synthetase; the protein is MVGFTGVPDVGGVVGRVLATAQNGLEVLRFGGFQTDTEPAPFAIVETEKMFRLRRYFPDEHADDPSVVLVPPMMVSANVYDVTELNGAVSILHRNGIAPWVIDFGSPDTEEGGMERNLADHVVAISRAIDLIVEATGRDVHLAGYSQGGMFAYQTAAYRQSKGLASVITFGSPVDVLAALPLGLPAGLVAPGAEFLADKVFSRNLWIRDWMARTGFQLLDPVKTVRSRIDFLRRLHDRDALLPREDQRRFLEADGWVAWSGPAIAELLRQFVAHNRMVSGGFVINGDLVSLAEITCPVLAFVGEADDIGQPAAVRGIVRAAPYATVYESRVPVGHFGLVVGSSAGSHTWPTTSDWIKWQEGRADKPAMISTMEAVEPGHGGGVSLSSRITHGVGSVADAGTAASRELMVLANSVQRTSRAVAQESIRTVPRLFRLGQIQTGTRISLGKLMSENNKRGGDKELFLFENRVLTHAQVNARIDNVVAGLIACGVRPGQHIGVLMDTRPSALVVVGALSRLGAVAVMLAADGDVAEMLRLADSSVIVTDPTHLEQATEHCDRVLVLGGGSGDARVIEAADGMSVIDMEQIDPDQVELPTWYRPDPGVAGDLAFVLFTRSRGRLATWPVSNHRFAMSAFGAASAAGLTDRDTVYCLPPLHHASGLLTTLGATVVGRSRIALSNGIDPETFAAEVPRYGVTVVSYTWTMMRDIVRSEQFRINPHNPIRLFMGSGMPVGLWDDVVDSFPRARVLEFFATADGSAILANVSADKVGSMGRPLPETNPVEVAAYDIRSERLIIDDAGFVRKAEIGEPGLLLSKARHRFDTSSTVLRDVFGSHDRWEVSGHLFVRDVDDDLWFLGSVDSVIRSATGPIWVAPVEQMLSRVKGVDAAVAYAVGEPGRQIGVAAVTLRADAKPDALTATALRIGLGELAVGQRPHLIRVVDEIPVTDAYRPISTRFAREGIPQPGARIWYRDDEGRYRRYTRTAAAKLEWFSDQPAAIAAAAEK
- the argH gene encoding argininosuccinate lyase codes for the protein MSESTGGQSAGGQTNEGSLWGGRFAGGPAEAMAALSKSTHFDWVLAPYDVEASKAHARVLNRAGLLTGEELEAMLVGLDRLADDVAAGRFVPAESDEDVHGALERGLIERVGPELGGRLRAGRSRNDQVATLFRMWLRAGMRRVALGLLDVVEALTAQAAAHPDAIMPGKTHLQAAQPVLLAHHLLAHAQPLLRDVDRLADADRRVAVSPYGSGALAGSSLGLDPAAIADDLGFDAPAENSIDATAARDFAAEAAFVFAMIAVDLSRLSEEVIIWSTPEFGYVTLSDAWSTGSSIMPQKKNPDVAELARGKAGRLIGDLTGLLATLKAQPLAYNRDLQEDKEPVFDAVAQLELLLPAVTGLVATLEFHTDRMAELAPAGFTLATDIAEWLVRQGVPFRVAHEVAGACVREAESRGVGLADLDDATLAAIHPDITPQVREVLSVRGSVESRDAHGGTSPNQVRRQLDVLSGQTAELRTRWQRGPGGRTHVGEPANE
- a CDS encoding argininosuccinate synthase; this encodes MAERVVLAYSGGLDTSVAISWIQKETGKEVVAVALDLGQGGEDMDVVRQRALDCGAVEAVVVDARDEFADDYCLGAITSNALYMDRYPLVSALSRPLIAKHLVTAARDHGGTVVAHGCTGKGNDQVRFEVGFATLAPDLEVLAPVRDYAWTREKAISFAEENAIPINVTKKSPFSIDQNVWGRAVETGFLEDLWNAPTKDVYDYTEDPTVNFNAPDELIISFDKGRPVAIDGRPVSVLQAIEELNRRAGAQGVGRLDVVEDRLVGIKSREVYEAPGAMVLIRAHEELEHVTLERELGRFKRRTDQKWAELVYDGLWFSPLKRSLDTFVASTQEHVSGDIRLILHAGGIIVNGRRSGESLYDFNLATYDEGDSFDQSAARGFVELHGLSSKIAAKRDLNL
- a CDS encoding arginine repressor → MTAAGKDAREHPEARLAATRAGRLARIVDLLAAHQVRSQSELQQLLADEGIDATQATLSRDLDELGAVKLRAADGGAGVYVVPEDGSPVRGVFGGTDRLARLLADLLVSTDASGNMAVLRTPPGAAHYLASALDRANLPDVLGTIAGDDTIFVVARDPVSGAEVARRIEGLV